One Prinia subflava isolate CZ2003 ecotype Zambia chromosome 8, Cam_Psub_1.2, whole genome shotgun sequence DNA window includes the following coding sequences:
- the DAD1 gene encoding dolichyl-diphosphooligosaccharide--protein glycosyltransferase subunit DAD1, with protein MAGSVRAVARRFLSEYGGGTAGRLKALDAFLLYVLLTGALQFGYCLGVGTFPFNSFLSGFISAVGSFILGVCLRIQINPQNKGEFQGISPERAFADFLFANTILHLVVINFVG; from the exons ATGGCGGGCTCGGTGCGGGCCGTGGCGCGGCGCTTCCTGTCCGAGTACGGCGGCGGCACCGCCGGGCGCCTCAAGGCGCTGGACGCCTTCCTGCTCTACGTGCTGCTCACCGGCGCGCTGCAGTTCGGATACTGCCTCGGCGTCGGCACATTCCCCTTCAACTCCTTCCTCAGCGGCTTCATCTCCGCCGTCGGCAGCTTCATCCTGGGCG TTTGCCTCCGGATCCAGATCAACCCCCAGAACAAGGGCGAGTTCCAGGGCATTTCACCGGAGCGGGCGTTTGCCGATTTCCTCTTTGCCAACACCATCCTCCATCTCGTCGTCATCAACTTTgtgggctga